In one window of Cytophagaceae bacterium ABcell3 DNA:
- a CDS encoding DUF6089 family protein, with protein MNGLKIWLFIGVIACSIVLPKNAYTQNAQKAILEIGGTVGLSKYFGDLNQRLFSPGIHSAWGIFLRYNANKHLALRTSLLYTRLQGNDAHSRNIEDRIRNLSFTTVLPELSLTGEVYLTDRYNRKLSPYLQAGIGVFYFNPTTKYKGANVQLQPLGTEGQGIEGYPSRYSRTAIAGIIGAGVSYNISPKINLAFEIAYRFTSTNYLDDVGGVYPNRGDLHEHNEPLAAFLTDRSQEAALKDQALMQYIEENYGGISVDENGYPYIPGLTDEGNFRGNNRSDQFLIVSFAISYTIK; from the coding sequence ATGAATGGACTAAAGATTTGGCTGTTTATCGGTGTTATCGCCTGCTCAATAGTTTTGCCTAAAAACGCCTACACACAAAACGCGCAAAAGGCCATTTTAGAAATTGGAGGCACTGTTGGGCTATCAAAATATTTTGGAGACTTGAACCAACGTCTGTTTTCACCAGGCATACATTCCGCCTGGGGTATCTTTTTGCGCTACAATGCCAACAAGCACCTTGCACTCAGGACTTCTTTGCTCTATACCCGCCTTCAAGGAAATGATGCCCACAGCAGAAACATCGAAGACAGAATCAGAAACTTGAGCTTCACAACAGTTTTACCTGAACTGTCACTGACAGGAGAAGTATATTTAACAGACCGGTACAACCGTAAGCTGTCGCCCTACCTCCAAGCCGGCATAGGTGTTTTCTACTTCAATCCAACCACCAAGTACAAAGGAGCAAATGTCCAGCTACAGCCTTTAGGAACAGAAGGACAAGGGATAGAAGGCTATCCATCCAGATATTCGAGAACGGCAATTGCAGGCATTATAGGCGCAGGAGTCAGTTATAATATTTCACCGAAAATAAACCTTGCGTTTGAGATAGCCTACCGCTTCACCTCTACCAATTATTTGGATGATGTTGGGGGAGTCTATCCCAATAGAGGAGACCTTCATGAACACAATGAACCACTGGCAGCTTTTTTGACCGACCGTTCGCAAGAAGCGGCGTTAAAAGACCAAGCGCTTATGCAATATATAGAAGAAAATTACGGAGGCATTTCTGTAGATGAAAATGGCTACCCATACATCCCTGGCCTCACAGACGAAGGAAATTTCAGAGGCAACAACAGAAGTGACCAGTTTTTGATCGTATCATTCGCAATAAGCTATACTATTAAATAA
- a CDS encoding OmpA family protein, protein MLKILAILILALTPAYAESLIQNGSFENGAQHWSNWRPPGLPTGYVFDISADYDKYGIEQAPEGSFFAEVDHESNFSQTVSTHPGESYKLRFAIGRRGNLNHDRWFRVLINGREVFEKLVNKETIEHGFAYEELTYTAQLEETTISFYVYGKTGNPTHGVLLDDISFTHNLKYKFDEKQIHLITGKIIDHATEQPLKALVNYTLNTSTKGYTWSDPLNGNFQLATLNPFQISLSIYLRGYQPYTNQYTYHEMKDQVLEIRLRPVEKTVLKNVLFDQSSANLKQSSYYTLDSLASFLLEHPDIKIKLTGHTENTGSRDANLKLSEKRAQEVQKYLSNQGVSNKRILIEGKGSSEPLAENNTPENQALNRRVELEIIE, encoded by the coding sequence ATGCTGAAAATATTAGCCATACTGATCCTTGCATTGACGCCAGCCTATGCAGAAAGCCTTATCCAAAACGGCAGTTTTGAGAACGGCGCTCAGCATTGGAGCAACTGGAGGCCACCTGGCCTACCCACGGGCTATGTTTTTGATATTTCTGCAGATTATGACAAATATGGTATTGAGCAAGCTCCAGAAGGCTCTTTTTTTGCTGAGGTAGACCACGAAAGCAACTTCAGCCAAACCGTAAGTACTCATCCTGGAGAAAGCTACAAATTAAGATTTGCCATTGGGCGTAGAGGAAACTTGAACCACGACCGCTGGTTTCGGGTACTTATAAATGGAAGGGAAGTCTTTGAAAAACTGGTAAATAAAGAAACAATTGAACATGGGTTTGCTTACGAAGAACTAACCTATACAGCACAGCTCGAAGAAACCACCATCAGTTTCTATGTTTACGGAAAGACAGGAAATCCAACACACGGGGTGCTTTTAGACGATATATCCTTTACCCATAATCTAAAATATAAGTTTGACGAAAAACAAATCCACCTAATTACTGGCAAAATTATTGACCATGCTACCGAGCAACCTCTAAAAGCTTTGGTAAACTATACATTAAACACAAGCACCAAAGGCTATACATGGTCTGACCCTTTGAACGGAAATTTTCAACTTGCCACCTTAAACCCGTTCCAAATATCTTTGTCTATATATTTGCGAGGCTACCAGCCATACACCAACCAGTATACTTATCACGAAATGAAAGACCAAGTACTGGAAATAAGGCTAAGGCCAGTGGAAAAAACAGTTCTGAAAAATGTCCTTTTTGATCAATCTTCAGCAAACCTTAAGCAGAGTTCCTATTACACACTGGACAGTTTAGCCAGTTTCCTCTTGGAGCATCCTGACATAAAAATAAAACTTACCGGGCATACAGAGAACACAGGCAGCCGTGATGCCAACCTCAAGCTCTCGGAAAAGCGCGCCCAAGAAGTTCAAAAATACCTAAGCAATCAAGGAGTATCAAACAAAAGAATTCTCATAGAAGGAAAAGGGTCTTCTGAACCTTTGGCTGAAAACAATACGCCGGAAAATCAAGCTTTAAACAGGAGGGTCGAATTAGAGATCATTGAATAA